Proteins encoded within one genomic window of Hermetia illucens chromosome 2, iHerIll2.2.curated.20191125, whole genome shotgun sequence:
- the LOC119649708 gene encoding cell surface glycoprotein 1 isoform X2 produces the protein MQWFTLAFATLAVFAMCSARTIPNGMVFYQSAPVYYKRSAPVHRMMYVQYLPQHASRRSATAGGVSAFAAGDTIATGTYLRENNEYSSQEKAAVEYQPEIPQDPVSDQGAVSIAEAYPEQNLAAPEQLEAEEPTFENDPLKITITQPEQQAELVPETPQPTLPPQDPTASLPEVTESAPEVIIEIKKEKTPKQLVPQEPALLEPEPTGAIYSAEEAPANEIEPQAEEPAELPVELPVELPVESPVESPVESPVQLPVEVPVQTPAASPAKAYIPPKKKIRVELEAPESTEYEDEPQYYVPQYHKKNKAVAPTKRPSSLPAGTFFPIDFGGTSGGAIAIANSFSTGEGGSATSTATAYGSPAVARSKAARKRLAQQ, from the exons ATGCAGTGGTTCACTTTAGCTTTCGCCACCTTGGCCGTTTTCGCCATGTGCTCGGCTCGTACAATTCCCAACG GAATGGTATTTTACCAATCGGCACCAGTGTATTATAAACGTTCTGCGCCTGTACACCGGATGATGTACGTGCAATATTTACCGCAACATGCAAGCAGACGTTCAGCAACCGCTGGAGGTGTTTCCGCATTCGCCGCTGGAGATACTATTGCCACCGGAACCTATCTTAGGG AAAATAATGAATACTCATCGCAAGAGAAGGCTGCAGTAGAATATCAACCCGAAATTCCTCAAGATCCTGTCTCCGATCAAGGAGCTGTGTCTATTGCTGAAGCTTATCCCGAACAAAATCTTGCAGCACCCGAACAGTTAGAAGCGGAGGAGCCAACCTTCGAAAATGATCCCCTTAAAATCACTATTACACAACCCGAACAGCAAGCCGAATTAGTACCAGAAACCCCACAACCCACATTACCACCTCAAGATCCAACTGCAAGTCTACCAGAAGTAACCGAATCTGCTCCCGAAGTGATCATCGAAatcaagaaagaaaaaacaCCGAAACAACTCGTTCCCCAAGAACCAGCCCTCCTTGAACCAGAACCAACTGGTGCCATTTACTCAGCCGAGGAAGCTCCAGCTAATGAAATCGAGCCTCAAGCAGAAGAACCTGCTGAATTACCAGTTGAATTACCAGTTGAATTACCAGTCGAATCACCAGTCGAATCACCAGTTGAATCACCAGTTCAATTACCAGTTGAGGTCCCCGTTCAAACTCCTGCAGCTAGTCCCGCTAAAGCTTACATTCCACCTAAGAAGAAGATCCGTGTTGAACTCGAAGCCCCTGAGAGTACCGAATATGAAGATGAACCACAATACTATGTGCCACAGTACCACAAGAAGAATAAGGCCGTCGCACCAACTAAGAGACCATCATCACTCCCAGCTGGAACTTTCTTCCCTATTGATTTCGGAGGAACATCTGGTGGGGCTATCGCAATTGCCAACAGTTTCAGCACTGGCGAGGGTGGATCAGCCACTAGTACCGCAACAGCCTACGGAAGCCCAGCAGTAGCGCGATCAAAAGCTGCCAGAAAACGTCTTGCACAACAATAG
- the LOC119649708 gene encoding fibrous sheath CABYR-binding protein isoform X1, translating to MQWFTLAFATLAVFAMCSARTIPNGMVFYQSAPVYYKRSAPVHRMMYVQYLPQHASRRSATAGGVSAFAAGDTIATGTYLRDCIHNTENNEYSSQEKAAVEYQPEIPQDPVSDQGAVSIAEAYPEQNLAAPEQLEAEEPTFENDPLKITITQPEQQAELVPETPQPTLPPQDPTASLPEVTESAPEVIIEIKKEKTPKQLVPQEPALLEPEPTGAIYSAEEAPANEIEPQAEEPAELPVELPVELPVESPVESPVESPVQLPVEVPVQTPAASPAKAYIPPKKKIRVELEAPESTEYEDEPQYYVPQYHKKNKAVAPTKRPSSLPAGTFFPIDFGGTSGGAIAIANSFSTGEGGSATSTATAYGSPAVARSKAARKRLAQQ from the exons ATGCAGTGGTTCACTTTAGCTTTCGCCACCTTGGCCGTTTTCGCCATGTGCTCGGCTCGTACAATTCCCAACG GAATGGTATTTTACCAATCGGCACCAGTGTATTATAAACGTTCTGCGCCTGTACACCGGATGATGTACGTGCAATATTTACCGCAACATGCAAGCAGACGTTCAGCAACCGCTGGAGGTGTTTCCGCATTCGCCGCTGGAGATACTATTGCCACCGGAACCTATCTTAGGG ACTGTATTCACAATACAGAAAATAATGAATACTCATCGCAAGAGAAGGCTGCAGTAGAATATCAACCCGAAATTCCTCAAGATCCTGTCTCCGATCAAGGAGCTGTGTCTATTGCTGAAGCTTATCCCGAACAAAATCTTGCAGCACCCGAACAGTTAGAAGCGGAGGAGCCAACCTTCGAAAATGATCCCCTTAAAATCACTATTACACAACCCGAACAGCAAGCCGAATTAGTACCAGAAACCCCACAACCCACATTACCACCTCAAGATCCAACTGCAAGTCTACCAGAAGTAACCGAATCTGCTCCCGAAGTGATCATCGAAatcaagaaagaaaaaacaCCGAAACAACTCGTTCCCCAAGAACCAGCCCTCCTTGAACCAGAACCAACTGGTGCCATTTACTCAGCCGAGGAAGCTCCAGCTAATGAAATCGAGCCTCAAGCAGAAGAACCTGCTGAATTACCAGTTGAATTACCAGTTGAATTACCAGTCGAATCACCAGTCGAATCACCAGTTGAATCACCAGTTCAATTACCAGTTGAGGTCCCCGTTCAAACTCCTGCAGCTAGTCCCGCTAAAGCTTACATTCCACCTAAGAAGAAGATCCGTGTTGAACTCGAAGCCCCTGAGAGTACCGAATATGAAGATGAACCACAATACTATGTGCCACAGTACCACAAGAAGAATAAGGCCGTCGCACCAACTAAGAGACCATCATCACTCCCAGCTGGAACTTTCTTCCCTATTGATTTCGGAGGAACATCTGGTGGGGCTATCGCAATTGCCAACAGTTTCAGCACTGGCGAGGGTGGATCAGCCACTAGTACCGCAACAGCCTACGGAAGCCCAGCAGTAGCGCGATCAAAAGCTGCCAGAAAACGTCTTGCACAACAATAG
- the LOC119648517 gene encoding uncharacterized protein LOC119648517, with protein sequence MSDILNVTRKISFDNSISKIEYHSYSPFLSSYNSSDEIRIPIQQQDLCILPSQSFIYIEGALTKTDGTISALAKLTNNSVAFLFDEIRYELNGVEIDRNKNVGITSTLKNYISLNENESKMLYNAAWSPNESITPSSGYFNFSIPLRKLLGFAEDYKKIIVNAKHELILVRTRSDENAFISSTDNVHIKIFKLQWKVPHVNPDGAEKLSMLKYIESGYPIQISFRNWELYEYPVLPTTTDHVWNVKTTGQLEKPRYVILALQTNRKNLKDKDASKFDHCDLTNIKIHLNSESYPYDDMNIKFSRDRFALLYDMYCNFQQSYYGVQPQPLLSRSEYKESAPIIVIDCSRQNESMKSGSVDIRLDMKTSVDVPALTTAYCLLLHDRVIEYNPLTSSVQKLV encoded by the coding sequence atgagcGATATCCTGAACGTTACACGTAAAATCAgttttgataatagtatatcaaaAATCGAATACCATAGCTACTCTCCATTCTTATCATCATACAACTCCAGTGATGAAATCCGAATACCCATACAACAAcaggatttgtgtattttgcCGAGTCAGAGTTTCATTTACATTGAAGGCGCCTTAACTAAAACAGATGGAACAATATCAGCACTAGCTAAATTGACGAATAATAGCGTAGCTTTCCTATTTGATGAGATAAGATATGAACTGAATGGAGTAGAAATCGATCGAAACAAAAATGTGGGAATAACATCGAcgttaaaaaattatatatcacttaatgaaaacgaaagtaaaATGCTTTATAATGCCGCTTGGTCACCGAACGAATCTATCACACCGTCAAGTGGTTACTTCAACTTTTCTATTCCGCTAAGAAAACTTTTGGGATTTGCCGAGGACTACAAGAAAATTATTGTAAACGCTAAACACGAGCTAATTTTGGTTCGCACAAGAAGCgatgaaaatgcatttatttcatcCACTGATAATGTACAcatcaaaatttttaaactacAGTGGAAGGTGCCCCATGTTAATCCCGATGGCGCTGAAAAATTGTCAATGTTGAAATATATTGAATCGGGATATCCGATTCAAATAAGCTTTCGAAATTGGGAACTGTACGAATATCCAGTTCTACCCACAACAACAGATCATGTGTGGAATGTGAAAACCACAGGTCAACTCGAAAAACCTCGATATGTTATTTTAGCTTTACAgacaaatcgaaaaaatctCAAAGACAAAGATGCCAGCAAATTTGATCACTGTGatttaacaaatatcaaaatacaTTTAAACTCCGAATCGTATCCTTATGACGatatgaatattaaattttcccgTGATCGATTCGCTCTTCTCTATGATATGTACTGCAATTTTCAACAATCTTATTACGGTGTACAACCTCAGCCACTACTTTCACGAAGCGAATATAAGGAATCTGCACCAATTATAGTAATTGATTGTTCACGTCAAAATGAATCCATGAAATCTGGCTCAGTGGACATAAGGTTAGACATGAAAACATCTGTAGATGTGCCTGCCTTAACAACAGCTTACTGCTTGCTCCTACATGATCGTGTGATAGAGTACAACCCACTCACTTCTTCAGTTCAAAAACTTGTATAA